Proteins encoded in a region of the Triticum dicoccoides isolate Atlit2015 ecotype Zavitan chromosome 3A, WEW_v2.0, whole genome shotgun sequence genome:
- the LOC119272269 gene encoding uncharacterized protein LOC119272269 encodes MYSTVKLPDQRTTTKAPRTKKKRTKRRSDDPSIYSRRERRNRRHRRSQALAADPFAGAEGSWRRRRRGPKGGAAAIVVDLRVAIETPLLSIPSPSHGDGHGGGRRSSSQSTARWPPSSSAAAPTRQQESYPTHTVARRRRATWVYSGACNGRTPMGTSSPRLAHSLRATQLCFCPPFGDWIICVEGSSY; translated from the exons ATGTACTCCACGGTGAAGCTGCCGGACCAAAG gacgacgacaaaggCCCCTCGCACCAAAAAAAAACGGACGAAGCGAAGGAGCGACGACCCCTCGATCTATTCGCGACGCGAACGACGCAACCGCCGCCATCGCAGATCCCAGGCGCTAGCCGCGGATCCCTTTGCCGGCGCTGAGGGGTCGTGGAGGCGCCGCCGCCGAGGTCCTAAAGGAGGCGCCGCCGCCATCGTTGTGGACCTTCGGGTCGCCATCGAGACACCTCTGTTGAGTATTCCTTCGCCTTCACACGGTGATGGGCATGGTGGCGGAAGAAGGTCGTCTTCTCAGAGCACCGCACGCTGGCCGCCGTCTTCATCCGCGGCCGCACCAACAAGACAG CAAGAATCATACCCCACCCACACGGTGGCACGACGCAGAAGGGCTACATGGGTCTATAGCGGCGCGTGCAATGGAAGGACACCTATGGGAACAAGCTCACCGAG GCTAGCTCATTCATTAAGGGCTACTCAGCTCTGCTTTTGCCCTCCCTTTGGAGATTGGATTATATGTGTTGAAGGCTCTTCATACTAA